One region of Melitaea cinxia chromosome 29, ilMelCinx1.1, whole genome shotgun sequence genomic DNA includes:
- the LOC123667880 gene encoding gastrula zinc finger protein XlCGF57.1-like, with amino-acid sequence MDNIILRRNNICRTCLCEASDCKSLLSKVVGDDRTLCEVLSFITGVDISICEEYPKQVCNECHTMIYKADDFKKRFIQSESILKSGILTANFSDLIKNEIINESHLPIDNQLHDNYASYIKKSQNSDIEKPINTFCLSSDNYKYENSIKEERDDYLQNDIDDLTDSIVIENTHLPDYPQKCICSFVSVDRSEFEVHTKECKMCIDKDNVIKLLCPTCNENFSNLELLQIHINNHKENLDCKNDECPKCKKKFENGTLLIAHMKSHKNKIRDKHKKTKNNSKNGQIIPLMCSQCKEQFSNLDELTIHMKVHVETKLKSEEKNFQCSMCMRKFVHKLSLISHIKRHEDKKQTKYTCKACKREFHHRAHLDNHINLVHSKEKGVSCNDCGKSFSTQDCLDLHMESHKVDKKHQCKVCNKTFTMLSTLTEHMRIHTGEKPFLCSICGRGFSQKNNLVQHIMRHQGLKPFKCEHCEHRFVSKGELHAHTRKHSGAHPFICDECGNSFTTSSSLTKHRRIHSGERPYACDLCSMRFAVLGTLKNHRRTHTGEKPYKCSHCKKAFIQRNDLVSHIRCHTGERPFICTSCGQAFRKASALKVHIKIHAKEPMLL; translated from the exons ATGGATAATATAATACTAAGACGGAATAACATTTGCCGTACGTGTCTTTGCGAGGCGTCGGATTGTAAATCTCTATTAAGCAAAGTGGTAGGAGATGATCGAACTCTTTGTGAGGTTTTATCTTTTATAACCGGTGTCGATATTTCTATATGTGAAGAATATCCTAAGCAGGTTTGTAATGAGTGCCATACTATGATATACAAAGCAGATGATTTTAAAAAGAGATTCATTCAATCCGAGAGCATATTAAAAAGCGGAATCCTGACAGCAAATTTTAGCGATTTAATAaagaatgaaataattaatgaatcaCATTTACCAATCGATAATCAATTGCACGATAATTAtgctagttatataaaaaagtcacAGAATTCAGACATAGAAAAGcctataaatactttttgtctAAGTtctgataattataaatacgaaaattcGATAAAAGAAGAGCGAGatgattatttacaaaatgataTTGATGATTTAACGGATAGTATTGTTATAGAAAATACTCATTTACCAGATTACCcacaaaaatgtatatgtagTTTTGTGTCTGTAGATAGATCTGAGTTCGAAGTACATACAAAAGAATGTAAAATGTGCATTGATAAAGacaatgtaataaaactgtTATGTCCAACATGCAAtgaaaacttttctaatttagAGTTactacaaatacatataaataatcacAAAGAAAATCTAGATTGTAAAAATGACGAGTGTCCTAAATGTAAAAAGAAATTCGAAAACGGAACACTATTAATAGCTCATATGAAAagtcataaaaacaaaattagggATAAACATAAGAAgactaaaaataattcaaagaaTGGTCAAATCATACCTCTAATGTGCAGTCAATGTAAGGAACAGTTTTCTAATCTCGATGAGTTAACAATTCATATGAAAGTCCACGTTGAAACCAAATTAAAAAGTGAAGAAAAGAACTTCCAATGTTCGATGTGTATGAGAAAATTTGTACATAAACTATCGTTAATCTCTCACATAAAGCGACATGAAGATAAAAAGCAGACGAAGTATACTTGCAAGGCGTGCAAACGTGAATTTCACCACCGAGCCCACTTAGATAACCATATAAACTTAGTTCACTCAAAAGAAAAAGGCGTATCATGTAACGATTGTGGTAAAAGCTTCTCAACTCAAGATTGCCTCGATCTCCACATGGAAAGCCATAAAGTTGATAAGAAACATCAATGTAAAGTCTGTAACAAAACTTTCACAATGTTATCAACACTAACAGAGCACATGAGAATTCATACTGGTGAAAAGCCGTTCCTATGTTCTATATGTGGAAGGGGGTTTAGTCAGAAGAATAATTTAGTTCAGCACATCATGAGACATCAGGGTCTAAAGCCTTTTAAATGTGAACATTGTGAGCacag ATTTGTATCAAAAGGAGAATTACACGCACACACCCGTAAACACAGCGGAGCCCATCCTTTTATATGCGATGAGTGTGGAAACAGTTTCACCACATCCAGTTCATTGACAAAACATCGCAGAATCCACAGTGGAGAAAGACCATACGCCTGTGACTTATGTTCTATGAGATTCGCTGTACTTGGAACTTTGAAGAACCATAGACGTACTCATACGGGAGAGAAACCTTACAAATGTTCTCATTGCAAGAAAGCGTTCATACAGAGAAATGATTTAGTTTCTCATATTCGTTGCCATACTGGGGAACGGCCTTTTATTTGTACGAGTTGTGGCCAAGCATTCAGAAAAGCTTCAGCATTGAAAGTGCATATAAAGATTCATGCAAAGGAACCTATGTTATTATAA
- the LOC123667700 gene encoding chorion class B protein Ld32-like, whose product MSTLAFLLLAVQACLVQNVYSQCLRGMGAAMAGSLGWEGLAGPTMLGYGGPIATYPEYAAYGGSGVGNVGVAGEMGVAGTTQVAGQVPILGAVEFGGIVPAAGAVSIAGNCACNELDAAGPFAPAIAPFAATAPFTAARSFAPAFGAPFTYEAAPFAYEAAPFAYEAAPFAYEAAPFAYEAAPFAFEAAAVSASNGGGLGVSSASTIPPAGVSVLSENAIEGPLAVAGALPFLGTVALEGALPTAGAGAVNYGCGNGAVAILAENLAPAGIAGPLGYGIGAWGAEGFGYGPYGYGVGSLAGPFRAGCGCGRAI is encoded by the exons ATGTCCACTCTTGCCTTCCTGCTCCTCGCCGTCCAAGCTTGCTTGGTTCAG AATGTATACAGCCAGTGCCTGCGTGGTATGGGAGCTGCTATGGCGGGTTCACTCGGCTGGGAAGGTTTGGCTGGTCCGACCATGTTAGGCTACGGGGGACCCATCGCTACCTATCCCGAATATGCTGCATATGGCGGTTCAGGCGTCGGCAACGTGGGTGTCGCTGGTGAGATGGGCGTCGCCGGTACAACCCAGGTCGCTGGTCAGGTGCCGATCCTCGGCGCTGTGGAGTTCGGAGGAATTGTACCGGCGGCTGGAGCTGTCTCCATCGCTGGAAACTGCGCATGCAACG AACTCGACGCCGCAGGACCATTCGCCCCGGCTATTGCACCGTTCGCTGCTACCGCACCTTTTACTGCTGCGAGATCTTTCGCTCCAGCTTTTGGTGCTCCCTTCACTTACGAAGCCGCCCCCTTCGCTTATGAAGCCGCACCCTTCGCTTACGAAGCCGCTCCCTTCGCTTACGAAGCCGCCCCCTTCGCTTATGAAGCCGCTCCCTTCGCTTTCGAAGCCGCCGCCGTCTCAGCGTCCAATGGTGGCGGTCTCGGAGTATCCAGTGCGTCCACCATCCCTCCCGCAGGAGTGTCAGTTCTGTCAGAAAACGCCATTGAAGGACCTCTCGCAGTCGCCGGTGCTCTACCGTTCTTGGGAACCGTGGCTCTAGAAGGAGCTCTGCCAACTGCCGGTGCTGGTGCTGTCAACTACGGCTGCGGCAATGGAGCCGTCGCCATATTGGCTGAGAACCTCGCTCCCGCTGGCATCGCTGGTCCGCTAGGCTACGGCATTGGTGCCTGGGGTGCTGAGGGTTTCGGCTACGGTCCTTACGGATACGGTGTGGGATCTCTAGCTGGACCCTTCCGCGCTGGTTGCGGTTGTGGTAGAGCTATCTAA
- the LOC123667701 gene encoding elastin-like — translation MSTIAFLLLAVQACLVQNVYSQCLRGMGPAMAGSLSWEGLAGPTMLGYGGPIAAYPEYAAYGGSGVGNVGVAGEMGVAGTTQVAGQVPILGAVEFGGIVPAAGAVSIAGNCACNELDAAGPFAPAIAPFAATAPFAAARPFAPAIAAPFAYEAAPFAYEAAPFAYEAAPFAFEAAAVSASNGGGLGVSSASTIPPAGVSVLSENAIEGPLAVTGALPFLGTVALEGALPTAGAGAVNYGCGNGAVAILAEDLAPAGIAGPLGYGIGARGAEGFGYGPYGYGVGSLAGPFRAGCGCGRAI, via the exons ATGTCCACTATTGCCTTCCTGCTCCTCGCCGTCCAAGCTTGCTTGGTTCAG AATGTATACAGCCAGTGCCTGCGTGGTATGGGGCCTGCTATGGCGGGTTCACTCAGCTGGGAAGGTTTGGCTGGTCCGACCATGTTAGGCTACGGGGGCCCCATCGCTGCCTATCCCGAATATGCTGCATATGGCGGTTCAGGCGTCGGCAACGTGGGTGTCGCTGGTGAGATGGGCGTCGCCGGTACAACTCAGGTCGCTGGTCAGGTGCCGATCCTCGGCGCTGTGGAGTTCGGAGGAATTGTACCGGCGGCTGGAGCTGTCTCTATCGCTGGAAACTGCGCATGCAACG AACTCGACGCCGCAGGACCATTCGCCCCGGCTATTGCACCGTTCGCTGCTACCGCACCTTTTGCTGCTGCAAGACCATTCGCTCCCGCTATTGCTGCTCCCTTCGCTTACGAAGCCGCTCCCTTCGCTTACGAAGCCGCCCCCTTTGCTTATGAAGCCGCACCCTTCGCTTTCGAAGCCGCCGCCGTCTCAGCGTCCAATGGTGGCGGTCTCGGAGTATCCAGTGCGTCCACCATCCCTCCCGCAGGAGTGTCAGTTCTGTCAGAAAACGCCATTGAAGGACCTCTCGCAGTCACCGGTGCTCTGCCATTCTTGGGAACCGTGGCTCTAGAAGGAGCTCTGCCAACCGCTGGTGCTGGTGCTGTCAACTACGGCTGCGGCAATGGAGCCGTCGCCATATTGGCTGAGGACCTCGCTCCCGCTGGCATTGCTGGTCCACTAGGCTATGGCATTGGTGCCAGGGGTGCTGAGGGTTTCGGTTACGGCCCTTACGGCTACGGTGTGGGATCTCTAGCTGGACCCTTCCGCGCTGGTTGCGGTTGTGGTAGAGCCATCtaa